The genomic segment AGAAATTTTATGATTGTTGCTGTTTCTAATGACCACCGCGGCGTGCGCTCCGGCGAGCAGATTCGAGCGATTGTGACTCAACTGGGGCATCAATGTCTGGATTTAACCCACAAGGATGACCAGGCGGTCGATTATCCGGATTACGCCTATGAAGCGGCGATGGCCGTGGCTTCCGGAAAGGCCGACCGTGCTATCCTGGTTTGCGGGACCGGTATCGGAATGTGCATTGCCGCCAACAAAGTCAAGGGGATTCGGGCGGCTCTGTGCTATGATGAACTGGCGGCGAAGGTTTCTCGTCAGCATAACGATGCAAACGTTCTGTGTCTGTCCGGCGATTTGCTTGGGCCGACGATGCTCCGGAAAATGGTTGAAGTGTGGCTGACGACGGATTTTGAAGGGGGCCGTCACCAGCGGCGGGTCCGGAAGATTCAGGCCATCGAAGAGGGCAAAGACCCGCGAGAAATCAATGGGTAGATTTTTTGGAAATCGG from the Anaerohalosphaeraceae bacterium genome contains:
- the rpiB gene encoding ribose 5-phosphate isomerase B, whose amino-acid sequence is MIVAVSNDHRGVRSGEQIRAIVTQLGHQCLDLTHKDDQAVDYPDYAYEAAMAVASGKADRAILVCGTGIGMCIAANKVKGIRAALCYDELAAKVSRQHNDANVLCLSGDLLGPTMLRKMVEVWLTTDFEGGRHQRRVRKIQAIEEGKDPREING